A genomic stretch from Patagioenas fasciata isolate bPatFas1 chromosome 8, bPatFas1.hap1, whole genome shotgun sequence includes:
- the ATP5MK gene encoding ATP synthase membrane subunit K, mitochondrial yields MAGHDSGSQHQFTGFQKYFNSYTITGRRNYVIATYTGVAMLILYFKLRPKKKTPAVADK; encoded by the exons atggctggcCATGACTCTGGATCTCAACACCAGTTCACTGGATTTCAGAAGTACTTCAATTCCTATACCATCACAGGCAGGAGGAAT TATGTAATAGCAACATACACAGGTGTTGCAATGCTCATCTTGTACTTCAAGCTTAGACCTAAAAAGAAAACTCCTGCTGTGGCAGATAAATGA
- the TAF5 gene encoding transcription initiation factor TFIID subunit 5, which yields MAALPEEPAEVVAVKPDPDAGTPPQLTAAPPAAVVATPAAPPAAAEGEVAGSGGDAGPVKPAAPGPAASPTALDRQTLVAVLQFLRRSNLRESEEILRREARLLGDDLGAAALSPAGAGLLGAPGGDADAAGGEALLSRVTTAAATAIGGSAATVASSSPGVAAVAAVPPGKVGGGVAVEDQPDVSAVLSAYNQQGDPTLYEEYYSGLKHFIECSLDCHRAELSQLFYPLFVHMYLELVYNQHESEAKSFFERFHGDQECYYQDDLRVLSSLTKKEHMKGNETMLDFRTSKFVLRISRDSYQLLKRHLQEKQNNQIWNIVQEHLYIDIFDGMPRSKQQIDAMVGSLAGEAKREANKAKVFFGLLKEPEFDVPLDDEDEEGENEEGKPKKKKPKKDSGGSKSKKQDPNAPPQNRIPLPELKDSDKLDKVMNMKEAARRVRLGPECLPSICFYTFLNAYQGLTAVDITDDSSMIVGGFADSTVRVWSVTPKKLRSVKTAADLSLIDKESDDVLERIMDEKTASELKILYGHSGPVYGTSFSPDRNYLLSCSEDGTVRLWSLQTFTCLVGYKGHNYPVWDTQFSPYGYYFVSGGHDRVARLWATDHYQPLRIFAGHLADVTCTRFHPNSNYIATGSADRTVRLWDVLNGNCVRIFTGHKGPIHSLAFSPNGRFLATGATDGRVLLWDIGHGLMVGELKGHTDTVYALRFSRDGEILASGSMDNTVRLWDAVKAFEDLETDDFTTATGHINLPENSQDLLLGTYMTKSTPVVHLHFTRRNLLLAAGAYSSQ from the exons ATGGCGGCGCTACCTGAGGAGCCGGCGGAGGTGGTGGCGGTAAAGCCGGACCCTGATGCGGGGACGCCGCCGCAACTTACCGCTGCTCCTCCAGCCGCCGTAGTCGCCACTCCAGCCGCTCCTCCGGCTGCGGCGGAGGGGGAggtggcggggagcggcggggatGCGGGTCCCGTTAAGCCTGCGGCTCCGGGCCCTGCCGCCTCCCCGACGGCACTGGACCGGCAGACGCTTGTGGCCGTGCTGCAGTTCCTGCGGCGCAGCAACCTCCGCGAGTCCGAGGAGATCCTGCGCCGCGAAGCCCGCCTGCTCGGAGACGACCTCGGCGCCGCTGCCCTCAGCCCCGCCGGCGCCGGGCTGCTGGGAGCCCCGGGCGGCGATGCGGACGCTGCCGGCGGCGAGGCGCTGCTCAGCCGGGTCACCACCGCTGCCGCCACCGCCATAGGAGGCAGCGCCGCCACTGTCGCCTCTTCCAGTCCCGGGGTGGCGGCGGTGGCCGCGGTGCCGCCGGGAAAAG TTGGAGGTGGTGTTGCTGTGGAAGATCAGCCAGATGTGAGTGCAGTATTGTCAGCCTATAATCAGCAGGGAGACCCGACGCTGTACGAGGAATACTACAGTGGCTTAAAACACTTCATTGAATGTTCCCTGGACTGTCATCGAGCAGAATTGTCGCAACTGTTTTATCCTCTCTTTGTGCACATGTATTTGGAATTGGTCTACAATCAACATGAGAGCGAAGCAAAGTCATTTTTTGAAAG ATTTCATGGGGATCAGGAGTGCTATTACCAGGATGACCTGCGTGTATTATCGAGCTTAACCAAAAAAGAACACATGAAAGGTAACGAGACCATGCTGGATTTCCGAACAAGCAAGTTTGTGCTGCGTATTTCCCGTGACTCTTATCAGCTTTTGAAGAGGCATCTTCAGGAAAAGCAGAACAATCAGATCTGGAACATTGTTCAGGAACATCTTTACATTGATATCTTTGATGGAATGCCTCGCAGCAAACAACAGATAGATGCTATGGTTGGAAGCTTGGCTGGGGAGGCAAAACGAGAGGCTAATAAAGCGAAG GTTTTCTTTGGCTTATTGAAAGAACCAGAGTTTGATGTGCCATTggatgatgaagatgaagaaggAGAGAATGAGGAAGGAAagccaaagaagaaaaaacctAAAAAAGATAGTGGAGGGTCCAAAAGTAAAAAACAAGACCCTAATGCTCCTCCCCAAAATAG AATTCCTCTGCCTGAACTGAAAGATTCTGACAAGCTAGATAAAGTAATGAATATGAAAGAGGCAGCAAGACGTGTGCGTCTTGGTCCAGAGTGCCTGCCCTCCATCTGTTTCTACACGTTCCTTAATGCTTACCAG GGTCTGACTGCAGTCGATATTACAGACGACTCAAGCATGATTGTAGGAGGCTTTGCTGACTCTACTGTCAGAGTGTGGTCTGTGACTCCAAAGAAACTACGTAGtgtgaaaacagcagcag ACCTCAGTCTCATCGACAAAGAATCAGACGATGTCTTGGAGAGGATCATGGATGAGAAAACAGCAAGTGAGTTGAAGATTTTATATGGTCACAGTGGACCTGTCTATGGCACCAGCTTCAGTCCTGATAG GAACTATCTGTTGTCCTGTTCTGAGGATGGCACTGtcagattgtggagtctccaaaCATTCACATGTTTGGTGGGATATAAAGGACACAACTATCCAGTATGGGATACGCAATTCTCTCCTTATGGTTATTACTTTGTGTCAGGGGGACACGACAGAGTGGCTCG gctatgGGCAACAGATCACTACCAGCCTTTACGGATATTTGCTGGCCATCTTGCTGATGTGACGTGTACCCGATTCCATCCAAACTCCAACTATATTGCCACGGGCTCTGCAGACAGGACTGTACGGCTCTGGGATGTTTTGAATGGGAATTGCGTAAGAATATTCACTGGACATAAG GGACCAATTCATTCATTGGCATTTTCTCCTAATGGACGATTCCTGGCTACTGGAGCAACAGATGGAAGAGTTCTGCTGTGGGATATTGGACATGGCTTGATGGTTGGAGAATTAAAAGGTCACACTGACACTGTCTACGCGCTCAGATTCAGTAGAGATGGGGAAATTTTAGCATCAG gttcAATGGATAACACAGTTCGTCTGTGGGATGCTGTGAAAGCATTTGAAGATTTAGAAACTGATGACTTTACCACAGCCACTGGACATATAAACTTGCCTGAAAACTCTCAGGACTTGTTATTAGGTACATACATGACCAAGTCAACCCCGGTCGTACACCTCCATTTCACACGCAGAAACTTGCTGCTGGCGGCAGGAGCCTACAGCTCACAGTGA
- the PCGF6 gene encoding polycomb group RING finger protein 6, producing the protein MRNGFVPCSLKLQFPSCPALLSRTRAGRAALADYRSRPPLRAASTRSRVCPGLRPPPRAMDTEVEVGSVVSGLSAGDGAGAGPADDDQEMEGAPSCSGSRSLPFEFERSRSESSGDEDDDEDDEEEEMEEEELEGDPGARFGTDDGELDSDDDRERMINLAELTPYILCSICKGYFIDATTITECLHTFCKSCIVRHFYYSNRCPKCNIVVHQTQPLYNIRLDRQLQDIVYKLVVNLEEREKKQMHDFYKERGLEVPKPAVPQPVPASRGRPRKVLGSVFRIPPELDISILLEFIGANEGTGNFKPLEKKFVRVSGEATIGHVEKFLRRKMDLDPTCQVDIICGDHLLEHYQTLREIRQAIGESAVQDGLLVLHYGLVVSPLAVT; encoded by the exons ATGCGCAATGGCTTTGTCCCGTGCTCGCTCAAACTACAGTTCCCATCATGTCCTGCGCTGTTATCGCGCACGCGCGCTGGGCGGGCTGCTCTGGCGGACTACCGCTCCCGCCCTCCCCTGCGGGCGGCCAGCACACGGTCCCGCGTTTGCCCCGGTCTCCGCCCTCCACCCCGAGCCATGGACACGGAGGTGGAGGTTGGCTCCGTGGTCTCGGGGCTTTCGGCCGGGGATGGAGCAGGCGCGGGCCCGGCCGATGACGACCAGGAGATGGAGGGGGCTCCCAGCTGTTCGGGGTCGCGCTCCCTCCCCTTCGAGTTCGAGCGGAGCCGCTCGGAGTCTAGCGGCGATGAGGACGACGACGAAGACgatgaggaagaggagatggaggaagaggaGCTCGAGGGTGACCCCGGGGCTCGGTTCGGAACGGACGACGGGGAGCTCGACTCGGACGACGACCGGGAG CGTATGATAAACCTCGCAGAGTTGACCCCTTACATCCTGTGTTCCATCTGCAAAGGTTACTTTATTGATGCTACAACTATTACAGAATGCCTGCACACCT TTTGTAAAAGCTGCATAGTGAGACACTTCTACTATAGCAACAGATGTCCAAAATGCAACATCGTTGTACATCAGACACAGCCCCTTTATAATATCAG ACTGGACCGGCAACTGCAAGACATAGTCTATAAATTAGTTGTCAATTTGGAGGAAA gagagaaaaaacaaatgcatGACTTCTATAAAGAAAGAGGATTAGAAGTGCCCAAACCAG CTGTCCCACAGCCAGTTCCAGCAAGCAGAGGAAGACCTCGAAAAGTTCTGGGCTCTGTGTTCCGGATCCCACCAGAACTTGACATCTCTATACTTCTGGAGTTCATTGG AGCTAACGAAGGCACAGGGAATTTTAAG CCTTTGGAAAAGAAGTTTGTGCGTGTTTCAGGGGAGGCAACAATTGGACATGTGGAGaaattcctcagaagaaaaatggatCTGGACCCTACTTGTCAG GTGGACATAATATGTGGTGATCACCTGCTGGAACACTACCAGACATTGAGGGAAATTCGTCAAGCCATAGGAGAGAGTGCAGTACAG